The following are from one region of the Lytechinus variegatus isolate NC3 chromosome 4, Lvar_3.0, whole genome shotgun sequence genome:
- the LOC121412799 gene encoding uncharacterized protein LOC121412799 — protein MFHNVKSFTIQVRVKIGCDVIQWIHLPAVTELTIQTHERAYRPASLHDDHTSLPNALHKVSSQLVKVTFKDLDIGNNQTERIIQAFRSTYDLKHLRVLRFIRCGTDERLNRSSIDSDDEHKVKVEIEHGKPVG, from the exons ATGTTTCACAATGTGAAGAGTTTCACCATACAGGTACGGGTCAAGATCGGATGTGACGTCATCCAATGGATCCATCTACCAGCAGTGACAGAGCTCACCATTCAAACACATGAGCGTGCGTATCGCCCGGCTTCTCTCCACGATGATCACACCTCACTACCCAATGCTCTCCACAAGGTCTCATCTCAGCTTGTCAAGGTCACATTCAAAGATCTCGACATTGGTAACAATCAGACCGAACGCATCATTCAAGCTTTTAGATCAACATACGATCTCAAACATCTGAGGGTCCTAAG ATTCATACGATGTGGGACTGATGAGAGATTAAATCGTTCTAGTATTGATTCCGATGATGAACATAAGGTAAAGGTGGAGATAGAACATGGCAAACCAGTTGGGTAA